From Cannabis sativa cultivar Pink pepper isolate KNU-18-1 chromosome 8, ASM2916894v1, whole genome shotgun sequence, a single genomic window includes:
- the LOC133030014 gene encoding CRM-domain containing factor CFM2, chloroplastic, with amino-acid sequence MSAPLTQAQLLTPTLPPKHPTHHPFTLFFSSPLILTTRQSWTSHKFIIRNSSSKSETQTILPKSAIQRIAEKLRGLGFTEEVPSLELEHVAKSSAGEIFLPLPKRLANHRVGHTIDTSWSTPHNPVPEPGTGTGIKRFHELRDQVRQEKKNNESTKKMREPTVPTLAELTLTRAELRRLTRLGIELKKKLKVGKAGITEGIVNGIHERWRRSEVVKIFCEDICRMNMKRTHELLEKKTGGLVVWRSGSKIVLYRGTNYKYPYFLSNKISSEEASHGALTNSLSEDDESNEPSSSVDGVISIEEASHGALSDSLSDDDEQNETWASSSVDGVDAQLPTNKNKMAKPALVQGVGLQNRVRFQLPGEAQMAEEADRMLDGLGPRFSDWWGYDPQPVDADLLPAVVPGYRKPFRLLPYGVQPKLTDDEMTTLRRLARPLPCHFALGRNRKHQGLAASIIKLWEKCEVAKIAVKRGVQNTNSELMAEELKSLTGGTLIARDREFIVLYRGKDFLPPAVSSAIEERRKYVMQGKKLRAEHSTAVTSAQDELETTPSGPNEHSVIREQRKLTFTEDSVRKTSLKLSVALEKKAKAEQLLAELEKAELCQTPEADKEGITEEERYMLRKIGLRMNAFLLMGRRGVFDGTIENMHLHWKYRELVKVISNERSLEAVHQVARTLEAESGGILVAVERVSKGYAIIVYRGKNYERPATLRPKTLMNKKTAMKRSIEAQRRESLKLHVLRINKHIDDLKLRMVKEKEVNDMDSIVESDSSNVVLDRVNEIDSADSLMVDAEGKHGFVSLPTTSGEGIVAENEVIKKKSVGDSDSSSSVRDKVNETESAESLRFDVEVKHDSISFPTTKVEEIVGSKGMSHTPDADALQHCSSDTKAIDSFTDKNELEPSVPNKVENGLNEMPSTAIQLSNRERLLLRKQALKMKKRPVIAVGKSNIITGVVKTIKTHFQKHPLAIVNVKGRAKGTSVQEVIFMLEQATGAVLVSQEPSKIILYRGWGAGGSYDQSGKKNWNDANARRKLGTQLGVSPELLAAIKTECGFESQNREDDSTL; translated from the exons ATGTCAGCCCCTCTAACTCAAGCTCAACTACTCACCCCAACTCTACCGCCAAAACACCCAACTCACCACCCATTTACACTCTTCTTCTCCTCACCGCTGATTCTCACTACCCGCCAGAGTTGGACCTCACACAAATTCATTATCCGAAACTCCAGCTCCAAATCCGAAACCCAAACCATACTACCTAAGTCCGCCATCCAAAGAATTGCCGAGAAGCTTAGAGGTCTTGGCTTCACAGAAGAAGTTCCGAGTCTTGAACTCGAACATGTCGCGAAGTCTTCTGCTGGTGAAATTTTCTTACCGTTGCCAAAACGGTTGGCCAATCATCGTGTTGGTCACACAATCGACACTAGTTGGAGCACGCCGCACAATCCGGTTCCAGAACCGGGAACCGGTACAGGCATTAAGAGGTTTCATGAACTGAGGGACCAAGTGAGGCAGGAGAAGAAGAACAATGAGTCAACGAAGAAGATGAGGGAGCCCACGGTTCCGACGTTGGCAGAGCTAACCTTGACGAGGGCAGAGCTTAGGAGGTTAACGAGATTAGGGATTGAGTTGAAAAAGAAGCTGAAGGTAGGGAAGGCTGGGATTACAGAAGGCATTGTGAATGGGATTCATGAGCGGTGGAGACGATCGGAGGTCGTGAAAATCTTTTGTGAGGATATTTGCAGGATGAATATGAAGAGAACCCATGAATTATTGGAG AAAAAAACTGGAGGTTTGGTCGTTTGGAGGTCTGGAAGTAAGATAGTTTTATACAGAGGGACAAATTATAAGTATCCCTATTTTCTTAGCAATAAAATTTCGAGTGAGGAGGCCTCTCATGGTGCATTAACCAATTCACTTAGTGAAGATGATGAATCAAATGAGCCTAGTTCTAGCGTGGATGGAGTAATTTCTATTGAAGAGGCCTCTCATGGTGCATTAAGCGATTCACTAAGTGACGATGACGAACAAAATGAGACTTGGGCTTCTTCTAGTGTGGATGGAGTAGATGCTCAGCTTcccacaaataaaaataaaatggctaAACCTGCTTTAGTACAAGGTGTTGGATTACAGAATAGAGTGCGATTTCAGCTGCCTGGAGAGGCACAAATGGCTGAAGAAGCTGACCGCATGTTAGATGGATTGGGTCCCCGTTTTTCCGATTGGTGGGGATATGACCCCCAGCCGGTGGATGCTGATCTTCTTCCTGCTGTTGTTCCTGGATACAGGAAACCTTTTCGCCTTCTTCCGTATGGTGTGCAGCCTAAACTCACAGATGATGAAATGACCACGTTGAGGAGACTTGCTCGGCCATTGCCGTGCCATTTTGCATTGG GGAGAAATAGGAAACATCAGGGATTGGCAGCTTCTATCATCAAGCTTTGGGAAAAATGTGAAGTTGCCAAGATTGCTGTTAAAAGAGGGGTACAGAACACTAACAGTGAACTCATGGCAGAAGAGTTAAAG AGTTTGACTGGAGGAACTCTAATTGCACGGGATAGAGAATTTATAGTCTTGTATAGAGGGAAGGATTTTCTACCACCTGCAGTTTCTTCTGCAATAGAAGAACGGAGGAAATATGTAATGCAGGGAAAGAAACTGAGGGCAGAGCACAGCACAGCAGTTACATCTGCACAAGATGAACTTGAGACCACACCAAGTGGTCCAAATGAACATAGTGTGATTCGTGAACAGCGAAAGCTAACATTTACTGAGGACTCTGTCAGAAAAACTAGTCTTAAATTGTCTGTG GCCTTGGAAAAGAAAGCGAAAGCAGAGCAACTTCTAGCTGAGCTGGAGAAGGCAGAGTTGTGCCAAACTCCTGAAGCAGATAAAGAGGGTATAACTGAAGAAGAAAGATATATGCTGAGGAAGATTGGTTTGAGAATGAATGCCTTCCTACTAATGG GTAGGCGGGGTGTTTTTGATGGAACAATTGAAAACATGCATCTTCATTGGAAATATAGGGAACTAGTGAAGGTTATAAGTAATGAGAGAAGCTTGGAAGCTGTTCACCAAGTAGCGCGGACCTTAGAGGCTGAAAGCGGTGGGATATTAGTAGCAGTGGAAAGGGTGAGTAAAGGCTATGCAATAATTGTGTATCGGGGAAAAAATTATGAGCGGCCTGCCACTTTGAGGCCTAAGAcacttatgaataagaaaacGGCAATGAAACGCTCTATTGAGGCACAACGTCGTGAG TCGCTGAAACTCCATGTTTTGAGAATCAATAAACATATAGATGACTTAAAGCTTAGAATG GTTAAAGAGAAGGAAGTCAATGACATGGACTCGATTGTTGAATCAGATTCAAGTAATGTG gTCCTGGATAGGGTGAATGAGATAGACTCAGCTGACAGTTTGATGGTTGATGCTGAAGGGAAGCATGGTTTTGTCTCTCTTCCCACAACTTCTGGGGAAGGTATTGTTGCG GAAAATGAAGTCATTAAAAAGAAGTCAGTCGGTGATTCAGATTCAAGTAGCTCG GTTCGAGATAAGGTGAATGAGACCGAATCAGCTGAAAGTTTGAGGTTTGATGTTGAAGTCAAACATGATTCTATCTCTTTTCCAACAACAAAAGTGGAAGAGATTGTTGGG TCCAAGGGAATGAGCCACACTCCTGATGCTGATGCCTTGCAACATTGTAGTTCTGATACCAAAGCAATAGATTCATTTACAGACAAAAATGAACTGGAACCATCAGTTCCAAATAAGGTAGAAAATGGATTGAATGAGATGCCCTCTACAGCTATACAACTTTCCAACAGAGAGAGGCTTCTTCTCCGGAAGCAAGCCCTTAAGATGAAAAAACGCCCTGTGATTGCTGTAG GGAAGAGCAACATTATAACAGGCGTTGTTAAAACAATCAAGACTCACTTTCAAAAGCACCCACTTGCTATTGTGAATGTGAAAGGCAGAGCAAAAGGAACTTCAGTACAGGAAGTCATTTTCATGCTTGAG CAAGCAACAGGCGCAGTTCTAGTCTCTCAAGAGCCTAGCAAAATCATACTTTACCGAGGTTGGGGCGCAGGGGGCAGTTACGATCAATCTGGTAAGAAGAACTGGAATGATGCAAATGCAAGGAGAAAACTTGGAACTCAGCTTGGTGTGTCTCCTGAACTCTTGGCAGCAATCAAAACAGAGTGTGGATTTGAGTCTCAAAACAGGGAAGACGACTCAACTCTATAG
- the LOC133030015 gene encoding uncharacterized protein LOC133030015: MIGINNMTIGKGVPFLYLLYLVSVFLAVQDCVQGRLLSLNKKPDPNDAAATARWLVAQNSWGVLNTISSDLKGAPFGNVVSFSDGVPGKGKGVPYFYLTALDPTARDALKDPRASLTVSEHTVGTCGKIDPENPTCAKLTLTGKLKLIDQNSEEVEFARSALFSKHSEMEGWPKYHNFQFFKLEIENIFLIDWFGGPKPLTIDEYLHPKMKEIAFGL, translated from the exons atgattGGTATAAACAACATGACAATAGGCAAAGGTGTTCCCTTTCTGTATTTGCTGTATTTGGTTTCAGTTTTCTTGGCTGTCCAAGATTGTGTACAGGGACGGCTTTTATCACTGAACAAGAAACCAGACCCTAATGATGCTGCTGCTACTGCTCGTTGGTTGGTCGCTCAAAATTCCTGGGGTGTCTTAAA TACCATTTCAAGTGACTTGAAAGGAGCACCTTTTGG GAATGTGGTTTCATTTAGTGATGGGGTACCTGGTAAAGGCAAAGGTGTCCCATATTTCTACTTGACAGCTCTTGATCCAACTGCAAGAGATGCTTTGAAAGATCCAAGGGCTTCACTTACTGTTAGTGAACATACTGTTGGAACTTGTGGTAAGATAGATCCTGAGAATCCCACTTGTGCTAAGTTAACACTTACAGGAAAG TTGAAGTTGATCGATCAAAACTCGGAAGAAGTAGAGTTTGCTAGAAGTGCTTTGTTCTCCAAACATTCAGAGATGGAGG GCTGGCCTAAGTATCACAACTTCCAGTTCTTTAAATTAGAGATTGAGAATATTTTCTTGATAGATTGGTTTGGTGGTCCTAAACCTCTCACTATAGATGAGTACCTTCATCCCAAAAT GAAAGAGATTGCCTTTGGTCTGTGA
- the LOC133030345 gene encoding uncharacterized protein LOC133030345, with amino-acid sequence MGFFSFAFAGVGLIFIGAWEAFTFLSSNPNQISLPSSPLTSIQTPSPSSKSNSQIKTPSFSSSSLSFISISIVSFLFIINSLVSLYDAIELRDRVGTALQLQVLAIASLFLLYGIMGLMVNFSSSLVSLIGLFAFVEEFLLFYLQRKDPSGIENRYFDLLLVPITVCLFSTVLDLKSPKSIFSKFARGIGLILQGMWFLQMGFSFYTNLITHGCTLHEKSRGNYTIKCKGHPDYHRARAIATLQFNCHLALVVIIVSIFYSIVSRRNGSADFMQYKPLVAEMATFENQSQFTLDSDEEEEEEDKVANQKAAEVVEFGVNGHVSHQ; translated from the coding sequence ATGGGGTTCTTCTCCTTCGCCTTTGCTGGCGTTGGATTAATATTCATTGGTGCATGGGAAGCTTTCACCTTTCTTTCCTCAAACCCAAATCAAATCTCACTTCCATCTTCACCTCTTACCTCGATTCAAACCCCCTCACCATCTTCCAAATCAAATTCCCAGATAAAAACTCCATCTTTTTCTTCCTCCTCCTTATCGTTCATCTCCATCTCCATAGTCTCTTTCCTCTTTATTATAAATTCCTTGGTTTCCTTATATGACGCGATTGAGTTACGCGACCGAGTTGGAACGGCTCTTCAATTACAGGTTCTAGCAATTGCTTCTCTCTTCTTGCTCTACGGCATCATGGGTCTTATGGTAAATTTCTCTTCTTCGCTCGTCAGTTTAATCGGTCTTTTCGCTTTCGTCGAAGAATTTCTATTGTTTTACCTCCAAAGAAAAGACCCAAGTGGAATTGAAAATCGTTACTTTGATCTTTTGTTAGTTCCTATAACCGTATGTCTATTCTCCACAGTTCTTGATTTGAAATCACCCAAATCGATTTTTTCCAAATTCGCTCGTGGGATTGGGTTAATTTTACAGGGAATGTGGTTTTTACAAATGGGTTTTTCGTTTTACACCAATTTAATCACTCATGGTTGTACATTGCACGAAAAGAGCAGAGGAAATTACACGATCAAGTGTAAGGGACACCCTGATTATCACAGAGCTAGGGCTATTGCTACACTTCAATTCAATTGTCACCTTGCTCTTGTAGTGATCATAGTTTCGATTTTTTACTCAATTGTGTCTCGGAGAAATGGTAGTGCTGATTTTATGCAGTATAAGCCACTCGTTGCTGAAATGGCTACATTTGAGAATCAGAGCCAGTTCACTTTGGACtctgatgaagaagaagaagaagaggacaaAGTGGCTAACCAAAAGGCAGCTGAAGTTGTGGAATTTGGTGTTAATGGTCATGTATCACATCAGTGA
- the LOC133030346 gene encoding metalloendoproteinase 3-MMP-like gives MMIIKSSSSSSSPFDFLKNLQGCKKGDNVQGIRDLKNYLKHFGYFTKHSTNHIDDEDDFDYALEKAIKTYQINYNLKPTGILDPKTLFKMMKPRCGVPDIFAKNKTRMRSANKSTPRHHHIVSHYSFFQGEPKWPATKFNLTYTFLNGTPTEAVSAVGRAFNTWASNTQFTFFEAQNNEKADITVSFERRNHGDGDPFDGAGGTLAHAFSPPDGRVHFDAEESWAIGPVAEAYDVETVALHEIGHILGLQHSSVEGAIMYPEIGAGITKGLHGDDIQGINALYNLV, from the coding sequence ATGATGATCAtcaaatcatcatcatcatcatcatcaccttttgattttctcaaaaatctcCAAGGTTGTAAAAAAGGTGACAATGTCCAAGGCATTCGTGATCTCAAAAACTACCTCAAACACTTTGGTTACTTCACTAAACATTCAACTAATCAtattgatgatgaagatgatttCGACTATGCCTTAGAAAAAGCTATTAAAACATACCAAATCAATTACAACCTCAAACCCACAGGAATCTTAGACCCAAAAACCTTATTCAAAATGATGAAGCCTCGTTGTGGAGTCCCAGATATTTTtgccaaaaataaaacaagaaTGCGCTCAGCCAATAAAAGTACGCCACGTCATCATCACATAGTGTCTCACTACTCATTCTTCCAAGGAGAGCCAAAGTGGCCAGCCACAAAGTTCAACCTCACCTACACGTTCCTCAACGGCACTCCAACCGAAGCAGTGTCCGCAGTGGGCCGGGCTTTTAATACTTGGGCCTCCAACACTCAATTCACATTCTTTGAGGCCCAAAACAATGAAAAGGCGGATATTACGGTGAGTTTTGAGAGAAGGAACCATGGTGATGGGGACCCATTTGATGGGGCTGGTGGGACCCTTGCACACGCTTTCTCACCACCCGATGGAAGAGTCCATTTCGATGCTGAGGAGAGTTGGGCTATTGGGCCTGTTGCTGAGGCTTATGACGTTGAGACTGTTGCTTTGCATGAAATTGGGCATATTCTTGGGCTTCAGCATAGCTCGGTGGAAGGGGCCATTATGTATCCTGAGATTGGTGCTGGAATCACCAAAGGGTTGCATGGTGATGATATTCAAGGGATTAATGCTTTATACAATCTTGTTTGA
- the LOC115721426 gene encoding protein NRT1/ PTR FAMILY 5.8 has protein sequence MAGGKQGKGKGGLSCSCILLIVIAGMERFAFKGVASNLVTYLTDVVNMSNSAAAKTVNSWCGFTSMLPLLFAPFADSYLHRYTTILASSFLYVAGLVALTTSASVWARSAANKTRSTTFLFWSLCLISLGQGGYNSSLQAFGADQLDEEEELPCSKDEQKSSNNIKSSFFQWWYFGICGGSLLGVTLMSYIQDTFGWVVGFAIPAIAMVISIAFFSSGSRIYIYKQVENMGHHKSLLNIIQNIRETLSKLISCKIALPNVNDMVELELQEKPLCHHQNLGAMESLDKNPKSSTTNYMLENTKVVLRLLPIWTMLLMFAVIFQLPATFFTKQGMTMKRNIGSNFQIPPATLQSSITLSIILLMPLYDKVLIPFTRLVTRNKKGINVMQRMGAGMFLSVIAMVIAACVETQRLKISRKEGSSNTETVSLSIFWLLPQYILLGISDIFTVVGMQEFFYSEVPVRMRTMAFALYNSVFGVGSFLSAFLITVIEDLTRTKGRNSWFSDDMSQARLDNYYWLLALSSTLSLLLYVVLCRFYTSTKNSDNEQT, from the exons atggCTGGAGGGAAGCAAGGGAAAGGGAAAGGAGGACTCAGCTGTTCATGCATTCTACTTATAG TTATTGCTGGTATGGAGAGATTTGCATTCAAAGGAGTGGCATCAAATTTAGTGACATATCTAACAGATGTTGTAAACATGAGTAATTCTGCTGCAGCCAAAACTGTGAATAGTTGGTGTGGTTTCACATCCATGTTGCCACTCTTGTTTGCACCTTTTGCTGACTCTTATTTGCATAGGTATACAACCATATTGGCTTCTTCATTTCTCTATGTTGCG GGACTAGTGGCATTGACAACATCTGCTTCGGTATGGGCCCGGTCTGCTGCAAACAAAACAAGATCTACCACCTTTCTCTTCTGGTCACTTTGTTTAATTTCTCTAGGCCAAGGTGGTTACAACTCATCTTTACAAGCCTTTGGAGCAGATCAACTAGATGAGGAAGAAGAATTGCCCTGCAGTAAAGATGAGCAAAAGTCTAGTAATAACATCAAGAGTTCTTTCTTTCAATGGTGGTATTTTGGTATCTGTGGTGGTAGTCTTTTGGGGGTTACATTAATGTCCTATATACAAGACACTTTTGGTTGGGTTGTGGGGTTTGCTATTCCTGCCATAGCAATGGTTATATCAATAGCTTTTTTCTCATCTGGGAGTAGAATTTACATATACAAACAGGTTGAGAATATGGGGCATCATAAATCTCTTCTTAACATAATTCAAAACATCAGAGAAACTCTATCAAAGTTGATAAGTTGCAAAATAGCCTTACCAAATGTCAATGACATGGTTGAGCTAGA GCTTCAAGAGAAACCTCTTTGTCATCATCAAAACTTGGGAGCCATGGAAAGCTTGGACAAGAACCCGAAAAGCAGTACTACTAATTACATGCTCGAAAACACAAAAGTAGTACTGCGGCTTTTGCCCATATGGACAATGCTTCTAATGTTCGCCGTGATCTTTCAACTCCCAGCAACCTTCTTCACCAAGCAAGGTATGACAATGAAGAGAAATATAGGAAGTAACTTTCAAATCCCACCAGCTACACTACAAAGTTCAATTACATTGTCTATAATTCTCTTGATGCCTCTATATGACAAAGTTCTTATCCCATTTACGCGATTGGTTACTCGAAACAAAAAGGGTATTAATGTGATGCAAAGAATGGGAGCTGGGATGTTTCTTTCTGTCATAGCAATGGTAATTGCAGCATGTGTTGAAACACAAAGGCTAAAGATCAGTAGAAAAGAAGGATCATCTAATACTGAGACAGTGTCATTAAGTATCTTTTGGTTATTACCTCAGTACATACTTTTAGGCATTTCAGACATATTTACAGTTGTTGGTATGCAAGAGTTTTTCTATTCTGAAGTTCCTGTTAGAATGAGAACCATGGCATTTGCTCTATACAATAGTGTTTTTGGAGTTGGGAGTTTCTTGAGTGCTTTTCTTATAACAGTTATTGAAGACTTGACAAGAACAAAGGGAAGGAATAGCTGGTTCTCTGATGACATGAGCCAGGCGCGGCTAGACAATTACTACTGGCTTTTGGCCTTGTCAAGCACACTCAGTCTTTTGTTGTATGTTGTTTTGTGTAGATTTTATACTAGTACCAAAAACTCAGATAATGAACAAACATAA